The proteins below come from a single Micromonospora citrea genomic window:
- the rfaE2 gene encoding D-glycero-beta-D-manno-heptose 1-phosphate adenylyltransferase produces the protein MAGAAAEQRRLATVVESWLGRPVLVIGDAMLDDWRFAESDRLCREAPAPVLTLRRRISAAGGAANTAVNVAALGGRAVLVAPVGADVAGDELHDCLDRAGVWDRTVNQPGRPTPVKRRMLAGNQILLREDSGDPDDALDDDGVARLLTALDCATEELRAAAGGEAPTLVVCDYGLGALPAPVRAWLVAQRERYATVALDAHDLADWRGLAPTVVTPSFAEATRLLARAAGARPAHGTELHLDHPDGDPVDGPSELTVGAAPGGLGAPQGVRDLDVLTGAHPDLTAGAPSLTGDGAGPTTGAAKLTAGTAGPTGGGAGSPGPTGGGAGPAARGASQVGGGVGPTGEPTPGEGRVAMTGDGTTVTGTGVTVNATAGEGVDRAVLAESRLAELRAHTGADVVAVTLDTDGAVVGGADGEPRRSHSTPVPASHAVGAGDAYLAAMTLALAADAPLPTAAQLAQLAATITVSDTGTCVCRREDLLAALDVPVDAAGDRALVGADELAAIAAEHRRAGRSIVFTNGCFDVLHRGHVRYLEQARALGDLLVVAVNSDGSVRRLKGPDRPVNPVEDRVALLAALACVDHVVVFEEDSPANLLGTVRPDVYVKGGDYPPEMVPEAPLVRRLGGQVRTLGYVPDRSTSAIIDRIRSHGHEVPGDSPLTSKPS, from the coding sequence ATGGCAGGAGCAGCAGCGGAACAGCGCCGGCTCGCCACGGTGGTGGAGAGCTGGCTGGGGCGTCCCGTCCTGGTCATCGGCGACGCCATGCTCGACGACTGGCGGTTCGCCGAGTCGGACCGGCTCTGCCGGGAGGCGCCCGCACCCGTCCTCACCCTGCGCCGGCGGATCTCCGCGGCCGGCGGGGCGGCGAACACCGCCGTCAACGTCGCCGCGCTCGGCGGCCGGGCGGTGCTGGTGGCGCCCGTCGGCGCCGACGTCGCCGGGGACGAACTGCACGACTGTCTGGACCGGGCCGGCGTCTGGGACCGTACGGTCAACCAGCCCGGCCGCCCGACGCCGGTGAAGCGGCGCATGCTGGCCGGCAACCAGATCCTGCTCCGGGAGGACTCCGGCGACCCCGACGACGCGCTCGACGACGACGGGGTGGCCCGGCTGCTGACCGCGCTGGACTGCGCCACCGAGGAGTTGCGCGCCGCCGCCGGCGGCGAGGCGCCCACCCTGGTGGTCTGCGACTACGGCCTGGGCGCGCTGCCCGCGCCGGTGCGCGCCTGGCTGGTCGCCCAGCGGGAGCGGTACGCGACCGTCGCGCTGGACGCCCACGACCTGGCCGACTGGCGCGGTCTCGCCCCGACCGTGGTGACCCCGAGCTTCGCCGAGGCGACCCGGCTGCTGGCCCGGGCCGCCGGCGCCCGGCCGGCGCACGGCACCGAACTGCACCTCGACCACCCCGACGGCGACCCGGTCGACGGCCCCTCCGAACTCACCGTGGGCGCGGCCCCGGGCGGCCTCGGCGCGCCGCAGGGCGTCCGCGACCTCGACGTCCTGACCGGTGCCCACCCGGACCTCACCGCCGGAGCCCCGAGCCTGACCGGCGACGGCGCGGGCCCCACCACGGGCGCCGCGAAGCTGACCGCCGGCACCGCGGGCCCGACCGGCGGCGGCGCCGGCTCCCCGGGCCCGACCGGCGGTGGCGCGGGACCGGCCGCCCGCGGGGCGAGCCAGGTCGGCGGTGGCGTCGGGCCGACCGGCGAGCCGACGCCCGGCGAGGGCCGGGTGGCGATGACCGGGGACGGGACGACCGTGACCGGCACCGGGGTCACCGTGAACGCCACGGCCGGCGAGGGCGTCGACCGGGCGGTGCTGGCCGAGTCCCGCCTCGCCGAGCTGCGCGCGCACACCGGCGCGGACGTGGTGGCGGTGACCCTGGACACCGACGGTGCGGTGGTCGGCGGGGCCGACGGCGAGCCCCGGCGCAGCCACAGCACCCCCGTGCCGGCCAGCCACGCCGTCGGGGCGGGGGACGCGTACCTGGCGGCGATGACGCTGGCGCTGGCCGCCGACGCGCCGCTGCCGACCGCCGCCCAACTGGCCCAGCTCGCCGCGACCATCACCGTCTCGGACACCGGCACCTGCGTGTGCCGCCGGGAGGACCTGCTCGCCGCGCTCGACGTGCCGGTCGACGCGGCCGGGGACCGGGCGCTGGTGGGCGCCGACGAGCTGGCCGCGATCGCGGCGGAGCACCGCCGGGCGGGCCGCTCGATCGTCTTCACCAACGGCTGCTTCGACGTGCTGCACCGCGGCCACGTGCGCTACCTGGAGCAGGCCCGGGCGCTCGGCGACCTGCTGGTGGTGGCGGTCAACTCCGACGGCAGCGTACGCCGGCTGAAGGGCCCGGACCGGCCGGTGAACCCGGTCGAGGACCGCGTCGCCCTGCTCGCCGCGCTGGCCTGCGTCGACCACGTGGTGGTCTTCGAGGAGGACTCGCCGGCCAACCTGCTCGGGACGGTCCGCCCCGACGTGTACGTCAAGGGCGGCGACTACCCGCCGGAGATGGTCCCGGAGGCGCCGCTGGTGCGCCGGCTCGGCGGGCAGGTCCGCACCCTCGGCTACGTGCCGGACCGGTCCACCTCGGCGATCATCGACCGGATCCGGTCGCACGGCCACGAGGTCCCGGGCGACTCCCCGCTGACCAGCAAGCCGTCGTGA
- a CDS encoding glycosyltransferase family 2 protein codes for MSRPLDPGTAERFRAQRLLDVLVPTRNRPAELAVTLSGLAAQEGVPGFGVVVSDQSDGAAAYRHPAAATMVRALRHRGHPVLLTRRLPRRGLAEHRAYLLAASAARYVLCLDDDVWLEPGALRRLLTAIEELGCGFVGNAVHGLSYADDVRPETHRHYEEWTGRPVPERIRPGTPEWDRASIHPAANLLHVTRKLDLPPGAWRAYKVSWIGGCVLYDRAKLLDSGGFDFWRRVQEKHQGEDVAAQLAVLARHGGAGVLPSGAYHLESPTTVTERDVEAWEVVLAEEDAAQPA; via the coding sequence GTGAGCCGCCCGCTCGACCCCGGCACGGCCGAGCGGTTCCGCGCCCAGCGGCTGCTCGACGTGCTGGTCCCCACCCGCAACCGCCCGGCCGAGCTGGCGGTCACGCTGTCGGGGCTGGCCGCCCAGGAGGGCGTGCCCGGCTTCGGGGTGGTGGTCAGCGACCAGTCCGACGGCGCCGCCGCGTACCGGCACCCGGCGGCGGCCACCATGGTCCGGGCGCTGCGCCACCGGGGCCACCCGGTGCTGCTGACCCGCCGGCTGCCCCGGCGCGGGCTGGCCGAGCACCGGGCCTACCTGCTGGCCGCCTCCGCCGCCCGGTACGTGCTCTGCCTCGACGACGACGTCTGGCTGGAGCCGGGCGCGCTGCGCCGGCTGCTCACCGCCATCGAGGAGCTGGGCTGCGGCTTCGTCGGCAACGCCGTGCACGGGCTGTCGTACGCCGACGACGTCCGGCCGGAGACGCACCGGCACTACGAGGAGTGGACCGGCCGCCCCGTCCCGGAGCGGATCCGCCCGGGCACCCCGGAGTGGGACCGGGCGTCGATCCATCCGGCGGCGAACCTGCTGCACGTCACGCGGAAGCTGGACCTGCCGCCGGGGGCGTGGCGGGCGTACAAGGTCTCCTGGATCGGCGGCTGCGTGCTCTACGACCGGGCGAAGCTGCTCGACTCCGGCGGGTTCGACTTCTGGCGGCGCGTGCAGGAGAAGCACCAGGGCGAGGACGTCGCGGCCCAGCTCGCCGTGCTGGCGCGCCACGGCGGCGCCGGCGTCCTGCCCAGCGGCGCGTACCACCTGGAGTCGCCGACGACGGTCACCGAGCGGGACGTGGAGGCGTGGGAGGTCGTGCTCGCCGAGGAGGACGCGGCCCAGCCGGCCTGA